A part of Heliangelus exortis chromosome 3, bHelExo1.hap1, whole genome shotgun sequence genomic DNA contains:
- the XPO5 gene encoding exportin-5 isoform X6: MSTSTDACGIFLIGKVGAPQEQEALTTPQKTDVGQEPKAQANCRVGMAALNTLAGYIDWVALSHITADNCKLLEMLCLLLNEPELQVGAAECLLIAVSRKGKLEDRKPLMVLFGDVAMHYILSAAQTADGGGLVEKHYVFLKRLCQVLCALGSQLCALVGSDSDVEMPPNFGKYLDSFLAFTTHPSQFLRSSTQITWGALFRHEVLSRDPLLLAMIPKYLRASMTNLVKVGFPSKSDSPSCEYSRFDFDSDEDFNAFFNSFRAQQGEVMRMACRLDPRTGFQMAGEWLKYQLTAPVDTGPMNSKTGEGLCSVFSPSFVQWDAMTFFSESVISQMFRTLDKDEIPVNDGIDLLQLVLSFETKDPLILSCVLTNVSALFPFVTYRPEYLPQVLAKLFASVTFEVIEESKFVMSVQAPRTRAVKNVRRHACSSIIKMCRDYPQLVLPNFEMLYNHVKQLLSNELLLTQMEKCALMEALVLISNQFKDYERQKAFLEELLAPVAGLWLSPEMQRVLSDPEAFISYVGADNKIADPVLEDPSGLNRSRISFCVYTILGVVKRARWPAATEEAKAGGFLLGYMPSGTPIYRNPCTEQILKLLDNLLALIRTHNNLYTPEMVARLGETFAKALDMLEVEKNAILGLPQPLLELYDSPVYKTVLERMQGFFCTLYDNCFHILGNAGPSMQQDFYTVEGLATQLLSSAFINLNNIPDYRLRPMLRVFVKPLVLSCPSEYYETLVCPMLGPLFTYLHVRLSQKWQVINQRSMLCEDDTADDNPESQEMLEEQLVRLLTREVMDLITVCCVSKKGGEHNTTAAVDGDDDEAMATEVTPPASAELTELGKCLMKQEDVCTALLITAYTSLCWKDTLSCQRTTTQLCWPLLKQVLPGNLLPDAVSWFFTSVLKGLQIHGQHDGCMAALVHLAFQIYEALRPRYAELKAVMEQVPDIQRDSLEQFDSKLLNPTLQKVADKRRKDHFKRLIAGCIGKSLGEQFRKEVHIRNLPSLFKKVKPLLETDVIENEEGEVLTAFFEP, encoded by the exons ATGTCAACAAGTACAGACGCATG TGGCATCTTTCTGATTGGCAAGGTTGGAGCACCCCAGGAGCAAGAAGCCCTCACCACTCCACAG aagactgatgTGGGTCAGGAGCCAAAG GCCCAGGCAAACTGCCGCGTGGGGATGGCAGCACTCAACACCTTAGCTGGCTACATTGACTGGGTGGCCCTGAGCCACATCACAGCAGACAACTGCAAGCTCTTGGAGATGTTGTGTCTGCTCCTAAATGAGCCTGAGCTGCAAGTAGGAGCAGCAGAGTGTCTCCTGATTGCTGTCAGCAGGAAA GGTAAGCTGGAGGATCGGAAGCCTCTGATGGTCTTGTTTGGAGACGTTGCCATGCACTACATTCTCTCTGCTGCCCA GACAGCAGATGGAGGAGGCCTGGTGGAGAAGCACTATGTTTTCTTGAAGAGACTTTGCCAAGTTTTGTGTGCATTGGGCAGCCAGCTATGTGCATTGGTA GGCTCAGATTCAGATGTGGAAATGCCACCGAACTTTGGAAAGTACCTTGACTCATTTTTGGCATTCACAACCCATCCTAGCCAG TTTCTGCGCTCTTCTACCCAGATCACATGGGGAGCCCTCTTTCGCCATGAAGTTCTGTCTCGTGACCCCCTGCTGCTGGCTATGATCCCCAAGTATCTCCGTGCATCAATGACCAACCTAGTGAAG GTGGGCTTTCCCTCTAAATCAGACAGCCCGAGTTGTGAATATTCCCGCTTTGATTTTGATAGTGATGAAGACTTCAATGCCTTCTTCAACT CTTTCCGAGCCCAGCAAGGAGAGGTGATGAGGATGGCTTGTCGGCTCGACCCTCGGACAGGCTTCCAAATGGCTGGTGAATGGCTGAAGTATCAACTCACAGCTCCTGTTGATACTGGACCCATGAACT CTAAGACAGGTGAAGGTCTCTGCTCCGTCTTCTCTCCATCCTTTGTGCAGTGGGATGCCATGACCTTCTTCTCAGAGAGCGTCATCAGCCAGATGTTTCGAACCCTGGATAAAGAC GAGATCCCAGTGAATGATGGCATAGATTTGCTACAGCTTGTCCTTAGTTTTGAAACAAAGGATCCTCTCATCCTGTCCTGTGTGCTCACCAATGTCTCTGCTCTCTTCCCATTTGTCACTTACCGACCAGAATACCTACCACAAGTACTCGCCAAG CTCTTTGCTTCCGTTACCTTTGAAGTCATAGAAGAAAGCAAG TTTGTTATGTCTGTCCAGGCTCCTAGAACTCGAGCAGTGAAGAATGTGAGAAGGCATGCATGCTCCTCAATCATAAAGATGTGTCGGGATTACCCTCAGCTTGTCCTG CCAAACTTTGAGATGTTGTACAACCATGTGAAGCAGCTGCTCTCCAATGAGCTACTTCTGACTCAGATGGAGAAGTGTGCTCTTATGGAGGCCCTTGTTCTTATCAGCAACCAGTTCAAGGACTACGAGCGGCAGAAAGCTTTTCTGGAGGAGCTCCTGGCTCCTGTGGCTGGCTTATGGCTCTCCCCAGAGATGCAGAG agTCCTCTCAGATCCTGAAGCCTTTATCTCCTATGTGGGTGCAGACAACAAAATTGCCGATCCGGTCTTGGAGGATCCGAGTGGCCTAAACCGCTCTAGA ATAAGCTTTTGTGTGTACACCATTCTGGGAGTTGTGAAACGAGCTCGTTGGCCTGCTGCTACTGAAGAGGCAAAAGCTGGAGGATTCTTGTTGGGATACATGCCCAGTGGAACCCCAATCTACCGTAATCCCTGCACTGAACAGATCCTGAAGCTTCTTGACAATTTACTTGCTCTTATAAG GACTCACAACAATCTCTACACGCCAGAGATGGTGGCTAGGCTGGGGGAAACGTTTGCAAAGGCCTTGGACATGCTGGAGGTGGAGAAGAATGCCATTCTAG GTCTCCCTCAGCCTCTACTGGAGCTTTATGATTCTCCTGTTTACAAAACAGTCTTAGAAAGGATGCAGGGCTTCTTTTGTACCCTCTACGACAACTG TTTCCACATCCTGGGAAATGCAGGCCCCTCCATGCAACAGGACTTCTACACCGTCGAGGGTCTTGCCACCCAGCTCCTCAGTTCAGCTTTCATCAACCTCAACAACATTCCTGATTACAGACTGCGTCCCATGCTCC GTGTGTTTGTGAAGCCCTTGGTACTCTCCTGCCCTTCAGAATACTACGAAACCCTTGTCTGCCCCATGCTGGGACCTCTCTTTACCTATCTGCATGTG AGGTTGTCTCAGAAATGGCAGGTGATCAATCAGCGAAGCATGCTCTG TGAGGATGACACTGCAGATGACAACCCTGAGTCTCAGGAGATGCTTGAGGAACAGCTGGTCAGGCTGCTGACCCGAGAAGTCATGGATCTCATCA CTGTTTGCTGTGTTTCAAAGAAAGGTGGTGAGCATAACACTACTGCTGCTGTAGATGGAGATG atgaTGAGGCAATGGCCACAGAGGTGACTCCTCCTGCCAGCGCAGAGCTCACTGAGCTTGGCAAGTGTCTCATGAAGCAGGAG GATGTCTGCACTGCACTGCTGATCACTGCCTACACATCTCTCTGCTGGAAGGACACCTTGTCCTGCCAAAGAACCACAACACAGCTTTGCTGGCCACTGCTCAAACAG GTCCTTCCAGGAAACCTCCTGCCTGATGCTGTGTCCTGGTTTTTCACAAGTGTGCTGAAGGGCTTACAGATACACGGGCAGCATGATGGCTGCATGGCAGCTCTTGTCCACCTGGCTTTCCAGATCTACGAGGCCTTG CGCCCTCGCTACGCTGAGCTGAAGGCTGTGATGGAGCAGGTCCCAGACATCCAGAGGGACTCTCTGGAGCAGTTTGACTCAAAGCTTCTCAACCCAACACTGCAGAAGGTGGCAGACAAGCGCCGAAAGGATCATTTCAAGCGCCTCATTGCAGGTTGCATTGGG AAGTCCCTTGGGGAGCAGTTCCGCAAGGAGGTGCACATCCGGAACCTTCCATCACTCTTCAAAAAGGTGAAGCCGTTATTGGAGACAGATGTGATAGAAAATGAGGAGGGAGAAGTCCTCACTGCATTCTTTGAGCCCTGA
- the XPO5 gene encoding exportin-5 isoform X7 — protein sequence MSTSTDACGIFLIGKVGAPQEQEALTTPQTDVGQEPKAQANCRVGMAALNTLAGYIDWVALSHITADNCKLLEMLCLLLNEPELQVGAAECLLIAVSRKGKLEDRKPLMVLFGDVAMHYILSAAQTADGGGLVEKHYVFLKRLCQVLCALGSQLCALVGSDSDVEMPPNFGKYLDSFLAFTTHPSQFLRSSTQITWGALFRHEVLSRDPLLLAMIPKYLRASMTNLVKVGFPSKSDSPSCEYSRFDFDSDEDFNAFFNSFRAQQGEVMRMACRLDPRTGFQMAGEWLKYQLTAPVDTGPMNSKTGEGLCSVFSPSFVQWDAMTFFSESVISQMFRTLDKDEIPVNDGIDLLQLVLSFETKDPLILSCVLTNVSALFPFVTYRPEYLPQVLAKLFASVTFEVIEESKFVMSVQAPRTRAVKNVRRHACSSIIKMCRDYPQLVLPNFEMLYNHVKQLLSNELLLTQMEKCALMEALVLISNQFKDYERQKAFLEELLAPVAGLWLSPEMQRVLSDPEAFISYVGADNKIADPVLEDPSGLNRSRISFCVYTILGVVKRARWPAATEEAKAGGFLLGYMPSGTPIYRNPCTEQILKLLDNLLALIRTHNNLYTPEMVARLGETFAKALDMLEVEKNAILGLPQPLLELYDSPVYKTVLERMQGFFCTLYDNCFHILGNAGPSMQQDFYTVEGLATQLLSSAFINLNNIPDYRLRPMLRVFVKPLVLSCPSEYYETLVCPMLGPLFTYLHVRLSQKWQVINQRSMLCEDDTADDNPESQEMLEEQLVRLLTREVMDLITVCCVSKKGGEHNTTAAVDGDDDEAMATEVTPPASAELTELGKCLMKQEDVCTALLITAYTSLCWKDTLSCQRTTTQLCWPLLKQVLPGNLLPDAVSWFFTSVLKGLQIHGQHDGCMAALVHLAFQIYEALRPRYAELKAVMEQVPDIQRDSLEQFDSKLLNPTLQKVADKRRKDHFKRLIAGCIGKSLGEQFRKEVHIRNLPSLFKKVKPLLETDVIENEEGEVLTAFFEP from the exons ATGTCAACAAGTACAGACGCATG TGGCATCTTTCTGATTGGCAAGGTTGGAGCACCCCAGGAGCAAGAAGCCCTCACCACTCCACAG actgatgTGGGTCAGGAGCCAAAG GCCCAGGCAAACTGCCGCGTGGGGATGGCAGCACTCAACACCTTAGCTGGCTACATTGACTGGGTGGCCCTGAGCCACATCACAGCAGACAACTGCAAGCTCTTGGAGATGTTGTGTCTGCTCCTAAATGAGCCTGAGCTGCAAGTAGGAGCAGCAGAGTGTCTCCTGATTGCTGTCAGCAGGAAA GGTAAGCTGGAGGATCGGAAGCCTCTGATGGTCTTGTTTGGAGACGTTGCCATGCACTACATTCTCTCTGCTGCCCA GACAGCAGATGGAGGAGGCCTGGTGGAGAAGCACTATGTTTTCTTGAAGAGACTTTGCCAAGTTTTGTGTGCATTGGGCAGCCAGCTATGTGCATTGGTA GGCTCAGATTCAGATGTGGAAATGCCACCGAACTTTGGAAAGTACCTTGACTCATTTTTGGCATTCACAACCCATCCTAGCCAG TTTCTGCGCTCTTCTACCCAGATCACATGGGGAGCCCTCTTTCGCCATGAAGTTCTGTCTCGTGACCCCCTGCTGCTGGCTATGATCCCCAAGTATCTCCGTGCATCAATGACCAACCTAGTGAAG GTGGGCTTTCCCTCTAAATCAGACAGCCCGAGTTGTGAATATTCCCGCTTTGATTTTGATAGTGATGAAGACTTCAATGCCTTCTTCAACT CTTTCCGAGCCCAGCAAGGAGAGGTGATGAGGATGGCTTGTCGGCTCGACCCTCGGACAGGCTTCCAAATGGCTGGTGAATGGCTGAAGTATCAACTCACAGCTCCTGTTGATACTGGACCCATGAACT CTAAGACAGGTGAAGGTCTCTGCTCCGTCTTCTCTCCATCCTTTGTGCAGTGGGATGCCATGACCTTCTTCTCAGAGAGCGTCATCAGCCAGATGTTTCGAACCCTGGATAAAGAC GAGATCCCAGTGAATGATGGCATAGATTTGCTACAGCTTGTCCTTAGTTTTGAAACAAAGGATCCTCTCATCCTGTCCTGTGTGCTCACCAATGTCTCTGCTCTCTTCCCATTTGTCACTTACCGACCAGAATACCTACCACAAGTACTCGCCAAG CTCTTTGCTTCCGTTACCTTTGAAGTCATAGAAGAAAGCAAG TTTGTTATGTCTGTCCAGGCTCCTAGAACTCGAGCAGTGAAGAATGTGAGAAGGCATGCATGCTCCTCAATCATAAAGATGTGTCGGGATTACCCTCAGCTTGTCCTG CCAAACTTTGAGATGTTGTACAACCATGTGAAGCAGCTGCTCTCCAATGAGCTACTTCTGACTCAGATGGAGAAGTGTGCTCTTATGGAGGCCCTTGTTCTTATCAGCAACCAGTTCAAGGACTACGAGCGGCAGAAAGCTTTTCTGGAGGAGCTCCTGGCTCCTGTGGCTGGCTTATGGCTCTCCCCAGAGATGCAGAG agTCCTCTCAGATCCTGAAGCCTTTATCTCCTATGTGGGTGCAGACAACAAAATTGCCGATCCGGTCTTGGAGGATCCGAGTGGCCTAAACCGCTCTAGA ATAAGCTTTTGTGTGTACACCATTCTGGGAGTTGTGAAACGAGCTCGTTGGCCTGCTGCTACTGAAGAGGCAAAAGCTGGAGGATTCTTGTTGGGATACATGCCCAGTGGAACCCCAATCTACCGTAATCCCTGCACTGAACAGATCCTGAAGCTTCTTGACAATTTACTTGCTCTTATAAG GACTCACAACAATCTCTACACGCCAGAGATGGTGGCTAGGCTGGGGGAAACGTTTGCAAAGGCCTTGGACATGCTGGAGGTGGAGAAGAATGCCATTCTAG GTCTCCCTCAGCCTCTACTGGAGCTTTATGATTCTCCTGTTTACAAAACAGTCTTAGAAAGGATGCAGGGCTTCTTTTGTACCCTCTACGACAACTG TTTCCACATCCTGGGAAATGCAGGCCCCTCCATGCAACAGGACTTCTACACCGTCGAGGGTCTTGCCACCCAGCTCCTCAGTTCAGCTTTCATCAACCTCAACAACATTCCTGATTACAGACTGCGTCCCATGCTCC GTGTGTTTGTGAAGCCCTTGGTACTCTCCTGCCCTTCAGAATACTACGAAACCCTTGTCTGCCCCATGCTGGGACCTCTCTTTACCTATCTGCATGTG AGGTTGTCTCAGAAATGGCAGGTGATCAATCAGCGAAGCATGCTCTG TGAGGATGACACTGCAGATGACAACCCTGAGTCTCAGGAGATGCTTGAGGAACAGCTGGTCAGGCTGCTGACCCGAGAAGTCATGGATCTCATCA CTGTTTGCTGTGTTTCAAAGAAAGGTGGTGAGCATAACACTACTGCTGCTGTAGATGGAGATG atgaTGAGGCAATGGCCACAGAGGTGACTCCTCCTGCCAGCGCAGAGCTCACTGAGCTTGGCAAGTGTCTCATGAAGCAGGAG GATGTCTGCACTGCACTGCTGATCACTGCCTACACATCTCTCTGCTGGAAGGACACCTTGTCCTGCCAAAGAACCACAACACAGCTTTGCTGGCCACTGCTCAAACAG GTCCTTCCAGGAAACCTCCTGCCTGATGCTGTGTCCTGGTTTTTCACAAGTGTGCTGAAGGGCTTACAGATACACGGGCAGCATGATGGCTGCATGGCAGCTCTTGTCCACCTGGCTTTCCAGATCTACGAGGCCTTG CGCCCTCGCTACGCTGAGCTGAAGGCTGTGATGGAGCAGGTCCCAGACATCCAGAGGGACTCTCTGGAGCAGTTTGACTCAAAGCTTCTCAACCCAACACTGCAGAAGGTGGCAGACAAGCGCCGAAAGGATCATTTCAAGCGCCTCATTGCAGGTTGCATTGGG AAGTCCCTTGGGGAGCAGTTCCGCAAGGAGGTGCACATCCGGAACCTTCCATCACTCTTCAAAAAGGTGAAGCCGTTATTGGAGACAGATGTGATAGAAAATGAGGAGGGAGAAGTCCTCACTGCATTCTTTGAGCCCTGA
- the XPO5 gene encoding exportin-5 isoform X8 codes for MSAEQVSSLCEQLVKAVTVIMDPASTQRYRLEALKFCEEFKEKCPICVPCGLKLAEKTQTAIVRHFGLQILEHVVKFRWNNMPRLEKVYLKNNVMGLISSGTQSILEEESHIKDVLSRIVVEMIKREWPQHWPDMLKELDTLSKQGETQTELVMFILLRLAEDVVTFQTLPTQRRRDIQQTLTQNMEKIFSFLLTALQQNVNKYRRMKTDVGQEPKAQANCRVGMAALNTLAGYIDWVALSHITADNCKLLEMLCLLLNEPELQVGAAECLLIAVSRKGKLEDRKPLMVLFGDVAMHYILSAAQTADGGGLVEKHYVFLKRLCQVLCALGSQLCALVGSDSDVEMPPNFGKYLDSFLAFTTHPSQFLRSSTQITWGALFRHEVLSRDPLLLAMIPKYLRASMTNLVKVGFPSKSDSPSCEYSRFDFDSDEDFNAFFNSFRAQQGEVMRMACRLDPRTGFQMAGEWLKYQLTAPVDTGPMNSKTGEGLCSVFSPSFVQWDAMTFFSESVISQMFRTLDKDEIPVNDGIDLLQLVLSFETKDPLILSCVLTNVSALFPFVTYRPEYLPQVLAKLFASVTFEVIEESKAPRTRAVKNVRRHACSSIIKMCRDYPQLVLPNFEMLYNHVKQLLSNELLLTQMEKCALMEALVLISNQFKDYERQKAFLEELLAPVAGLWLSPEMQRVLSDPEAFISYVGADNKIADPVLEDPSGLNRSRISFCVYTILGVVKRARWPAATEEAKAGGFLLGYMPSGTPIYRNPCTEQILKLLDNLLALIRTHNNLYTPEMVARLGETFAKALDMLEVEKNAILGLPQPLLELYDSPVYKTVLERMQGFFCTLYDNCFHILGNAGPSMQQDFYTVEGLATQLLSSAFINLNNIPDYRLRPMLRVFVKPLVLSCPSEYYETLVCPMLGPLFTYLHVRLSQKWQVINQRSMLCEDDTADDNPESQEMLEEQLVRLLTREVMDLITVCCVSKKGGEHNTTAAVDGDDDEAMATEVTPPASAELTELGKCLMKQEDVCTALLITAYTSLCWKDTLSCQRTTTQLCWPLLKQVLPGNLLPDAVSWFFTSVLKGLQIHGQHDGCMAALVHLAFQIYEALRPRYAELKAVMEQVPDIQRDSLEQFDSKLLNPTLQKVADKRRKDHFKRLIAGCIGKSLGEQFRKEVHIRNLPSLFKKVKPLLETDVIENEEGEVLTAFFEP; via the exons ATGTCCGCCGAGCAGGTGAGCAGCCTCTGCGAGCAGCTGGTGAAGGCGGTGACGGTGATCATGGACCCGGCCTCCACGCAGCGCTACCGCCTGGAGGCACTCAAG TTCTGCGAGGAGTTCAAGGAGAAGTGTCCCATATGCGTGCCCTGCGGGCTGAAGCTGGCGGAGAAGACACAGACGGCCATCGTCCGGCACTTCGGCCTTCAGATCTTGGAGCATGTGGTCAA GTTCCGCTGGAACAATATGCCTCGACTAGAAAAAGTGTATCTAAAGAACAATGTCATGGGCCTCATATCCAGT GGAACTCAGAGTATTCTGGAGGAGGAGAGTCACATTAAGGATGTTCTGTCCCGCATTGTGGTGGAGATGATCAAGCGGGAATGGCCTCAGCACTGGCCTGACATGCTGAAGGAACTGGATACCCTCTCCAAGCAAGGG GAGACTCAAACAGAACTGGTGATGTTCATCCTCCTACGTTTGGCAGAGGATGTGGTGACCTTTCAAACTCTACCTACTCAGCGGCGACGAGATATCCAGCAAACCCTCACCCAGAACATGGAGAAAATCTTCAGCTTTCTACTAACTGCTCTGCAACAGAATGTCAACAAGTACAGACGCATG aagactgatgTGGGTCAGGAGCCAAAG GCCCAGGCAAACTGCCGCGTGGGGATGGCAGCACTCAACACCTTAGCTGGCTACATTGACTGGGTGGCCCTGAGCCACATCACAGCAGACAACTGCAAGCTCTTGGAGATGTTGTGTCTGCTCCTAAATGAGCCTGAGCTGCAAGTAGGAGCAGCAGAGTGTCTCCTGATTGCTGTCAGCAGGAAA GGTAAGCTGGAGGATCGGAAGCCTCTGATGGTCTTGTTTGGAGACGTTGCCATGCACTACATTCTCTCTGCTGCCCA GACAGCAGATGGAGGAGGCCTGGTGGAGAAGCACTATGTTTTCTTGAAGAGACTTTGCCAAGTTTTGTGTGCATTGGGCAGCCAGCTATGTGCATTGGTA GGCTCAGATTCAGATGTGGAAATGCCACCGAACTTTGGAAAGTACCTTGACTCATTTTTGGCATTCACAACCCATCCTAGCCAG TTTCTGCGCTCTTCTACCCAGATCACATGGGGAGCCCTCTTTCGCCATGAAGTTCTGTCTCGTGACCCCCTGCTGCTGGCTATGATCCCCAAGTATCTCCGTGCATCAATGACCAACCTAGTGAAG GTGGGCTTTCCCTCTAAATCAGACAGCCCGAGTTGTGAATATTCCCGCTTTGATTTTGATAGTGATGAAGACTTCAATGCCTTCTTCAACT CTTTCCGAGCCCAGCAAGGAGAGGTGATGAGGATGGCTTGTCGGCTCGACCCTCGGACAGGCTTCCAAATGGCTGGTGAATGGCTGAAGTATCAACTCACAGCTCCTGTTGATACTGGACCCATGAACT CTAAGACAGGTGAAGGTCTCTGCTCCGTCTTCTCTCCATCCTTTGTGCAGTGGGATGCCATGACCTTCTTCTCAGAGAGCGTCATCAGCCAGATGTTTCGAACCCTGGATAAAGAC GAGATCCCAGTGAATGATGGCATAGATTTGCTACAGCTTGTCCTTAGTTTTGAAACAAAGGATCCTCTCATCCTGTCCTGTGTGCTCACCAATGTCTCTGCTCTCTTCCCATTTGTCACTTACCGACCAGAATACCTACCACAAGTACTCGCCAAG CTCTTTGCTTCCGTTACCTTTGAAGTCATAGAAGAAAGCAAG GCTCCTAGAACTCGAGCAGTGAAGAATGTGAGAAGGCATGCATGCTCCTCAATCATAAAGATGTGTCGGGATTACCCTCAGCTTGTCCTG CCAAACTTTGAGATGTTGTACAACCATGTGAAGCAGCTGCTCTCCAATGAGCTACTTCTGACTCAGATGGAGAAGTGTGCTCTTATGGAGGCCCTTGTTCTTATCAGCAACCAGTTCAAGGACTACGAGCGGCAGAAAGCTTTTCTGGAGGAGCTCCTGGCTCCTGTGGCTGGCTTATGGCTCTCCCCAGAGATGCAGAG agTCCTCTCAGATCCTGAAGCCTTTATCTCCTATGTGGGTGCAGACAACAAAATTGCCGATCCGGTCTTGGAGGATCCGAGTGGCCTAAACCGCTCTAGA ATAAGCTTTTGTGTGTACACCATTCTGGGAGTTGTGAAACGAGCTCGTTGGCCTGCTGCTACTGAAGAGGCAAAAGCTGGAGGATTCTTGTTGGGATACATGCCCAGTGGAACCCCAATCTACCGTAATCCCTGCACTGAACAGATCCTGAAGCTTCTTGACAATTTACTTGCTCTTATAAG GACTCACAACAATCTCTACACGCCAGAGATGGTGGCTAGGCTGGGGGAAACGTTTGCAAAGGCCTTGGACATGCTGGAGGTGGAGAAGAATGCCATTCTAG GTCTCCCTCAGCCTCTACTGGAGCTTTATGATTCTCCTGTTTACAAAACAGTCTTAGAAAGGATGCAGGGCTTCTTTTGTACCCTCTACGACAACTG TTTCCACATCCTGGGAAATGCAGGCCCCTCCATGCAACAGGACTTCTACACCGTCGAGGGTCTTGCCACCCAGCTCCTCAGTTCAGCTTTCATCAACCTCAACAACATTCCTGATTACAGACTGCGTCCCATGCTCC GTGTGTTTGTGAAGCCCTTGGTACTCTCCTGCCCTTCAGAATACTACGAAACCCTTGTCTGCCCCATGCTGGGACCTCTCTTTACCTATCTGCATGTG AGGTTGTCTCAGAAATGGCAGGTGATCAATCAGCGAAGCATGCTCTG TGAGGATGACACTGCAGATGACAACCCTGAGTCTCAGGAGATGCTTGAGGAACAGCTGGTCAGGCTGCTGACCCGAGAAGTCATGGATCTCATCA CTGTTTGCTGTGTTTCAAAGAAAGGTGGTGAGCATAACACTACTGCTGCTGTAGATGGAGATG atgaTGAGGCAATGGCCACAGAGGTGACTCCTCCTGCCAGCGCAGAGCTCACTGAGCTTGGCAAGTGTCTCATGAAGCAGGAG GATGTCTGCACTGCACTGCTGATCACTGCCTACACATCTCTCTGCTGGAAGGACACCTTGTCCTGCCAAAGAACCACAACACAGCTTTGCTGGCCACTGCTCAAACAG GTCCTTCCAGGAAACCTCCTGCCTGATGCTGTGTCCTGGTTTTTCACAAGTGTGCTGAAGGGCTTACAGATACACGGGCAGCATGATGGCTGCATGGCAGCTCTTGTCCACCTGGCTTTCCAGATCTACGAGGCCTTG CGCCCTCGCTACGCTGAGCTGAAGGCTGTGATGGAGCAGGTCCCAGACATCCAGAGGGACTCTCTGGAGCAGTTTGACTCAAAGCTTCTCAACCCAACACTGCAGAAGGTGGCAGACAAGCGCCGAAAGGATCATTTCAAGCGCCTCATTGCAGGTTGCATTGGG AAGTCCCTTGGGGAGCAGTTCCGCAAGGAGGTGCACATCCGGAACCTTCCATCACTCTTCAAAAAGGTGAAGCCGTTATTGGAGACAGATGTGATAGAAAATGAGGAGGGAGAAGTCCTCACTGCATTCTTTGAGCCCTGA